In Rhodococcus sp. OK302, one genomic interval encodes:
- a CDS encoding alpha-ketoacid dehydrogenase subunit beta, which produces MTVKSKTRDDAGTGRQLKMIDAISEALDIAMDIDDTVFELGEDIQDPKGGGFGIHKGLSTKYGLERVRPTPISEQAIMGAAIGAAITGMRPVPEIMLMNFMAVCADQLINHAAKLRYMSGGQTNVPLTVRTVSGAGGGFGAQHSDMLEGPLVHTPGLKVVIPSTPADAKGLLLSSIFDDDPVVFIEMHHLYFSPTGHVPEGDYRVPLGVARTARAGSDVTLISWGRQVHECLAVAQDLSAAGIEAEVLDLRSLVPLDLDRILESVGRTRRAVIVHEAVRRNGFGAELAATISEELFGDLHGPVRRVAAANTPVPYASVLEQAFMPSRSAIEQAVLGLFR; this is translated from the coding sequence ATGACAGTGAAGAGCAAGACCCGCGACGACGCGGGGACTGGACGTCAGTTGAAGATGATCGACGCAATCTCCGAGGCCCTCGATATCGCGATGGACATCGATGACACAGTCTTCGAACTTGGTGAGGACATCCAAGACCCGAAGGGCGGTGGATTCGGGATACACAAGGGCTTGTCGACAAAGTACGGCCTCGAGAGGGTACGTCCGACGCCGATCTCCGAACAGGCGATCATGGGTGCGGCGATCGGTGCGGCGATTACCGGGATGCGGCCAGTTCCCGAGATCATGCTGATGAACTTCATGGCGGTATGTGCGGATCAGCTGATCAACCACGCGGCCAAGCTTCGCTATATGTCAGGCGGGCAGACCAACGTCCCGCTGACGGTCCGCACCGTGTCCGGTGCCGGCGGCGGGTTCGGAGCGCAGCACTCGGACATGCTTGAAGGACCGCTGGTTCATACCCCGGGCTTGAAAGTCGTCATTCCCTCGACGCCGGCAGACGCCAAAGGCCTTCTGCTGTCGTCAATTTTCGACGACGACCCGGTCGTATTCATCGAGATGCATCACCTGTACTTTTCGCCTACCGGTCATGTACCGGAAGGTGACTATCGAGTACCGCTCGGCGTAGCGAGGACCGCGCGCGCAGGGTCCGACGTCACCCTCATCAGCTGGGGCCGACAAGTCCACGAGTGCCTGGCTGTTGCGCAAGACCTCAGTGCTGCGGGTATCGAGGCGGAGGTACTCGACCTGCGTTCGCTCGTTCCTCTCGACCTTGATCGAATTCTCGAATCGGTCGGTAGGACGCGCCGCGCTGTCATCGTGCATGAAGCGGTCCGCCGCAACGGGTTTGGTGCGGAGCTTGCAGCAACGATCAGCGAAGAACTCTTTGGCGACTTGCATGGCCCGGTGCGCCGTGTCGCGGCCGCCAACACTCCGGTCCCTTACGCATCGGTGTTGGAGCAGGCGTTCATGCCGAGTCGCTCTGCCATCGAACAGGCAGTCCTGGGATTGTTCCGCTGA